A window of Apium graveolens cultivar Ventura chromosome 8, ASM990537v1, whole genome shotgun sequence contains these coding sequences:
- the LOC141677453 gene encoding uncharacterized protein LOC141677453 codes for MALVLLSLLLLLAMTKDSSGATYCLCKDGVGDSALQKSIDYACGNGADCTAIVQGGSCYNPNTIKDHCNYAVNSYFQKKGQAGATCDFSGTATPSANPPTPTSGCVYPTSASGGTPTTPGTGTGTPGTGTGTPGTGTGTGTPGMGTPGTGTGTGTGTGTGTGFVPGSPFPGLAPTGINNPDGSGSGRLSQVTSLFYSLTLALSSSGLLCFRG; via the exons ATGGCTTTGGTTTTACTAAGCTTGCTTTTATTGCTTGCAATGACTAAAGATTCAA GTGGAGCTACATATTGTTTATGTAAAGATGGAGTGGGTGATTCTGCACTTCAAAAGAGCATAGATTATGCTTGTGGAAATGGAGCTGATTGTACTGCTATTGTACAAGGTGGTTCTTGTTATAATCCAAACACCATTAAAGATCATTGTAACTATGCTGTTAATAGCTATTTTCAGAAAAAGGGCCAGGCTGGTGCTACCTGTGATTTCTCTGGCACTGCTACTCCTAGTGCTAATCCACCTA CACCTACTTCTGGATGTGTTTACCCAACAAGTGCCAG TGGAGGAACTCCAACCACACCTGGCACCGGCACGGGCACACCAGGGACTGGAACCGGCACCCCAGGCACAGGCACAGGCACAGGCACCCCAGGCATGGGTACACCCGGGACTGGAACCGGTACTGGTACTGGCACAGGAACAGGTACAGGTTTTGTTCCAGGCTCGCCGTTTCCTGGTCTTGCCCCCACTGGAATCAACAATCCAGACGGCAGTGGAAGTGGGAGGCTCAGTCAAGTAACAAGCTTGTTTTACTCTTTAACTCTAGCCCTTTCATCATCAGGCCTACTGTGCTTCAGAGGCTGA
- the LOC141677452 gene encoding alpha/beta hydrolase domain-containing protein VTE7-like — translation MLCMSVAAGAAAATPICINGHASKCSVSANANEFPSFIPKQVENVKDLFARKMASRIQRLPVELSSLNRPILSSCVKPMVHAKTYPLVLLHGFDSSCLEWRYTFPLLEDAHLETWVIDILGWGFSDLESRPACTVVSKRDHLYQFWKSYIKRPMILVGPSLGAAIAIDFAVNYPEAVDKLILIDASVYVEGAANSSKLPKAVAYAGAYVLKSLLLRLYATNLTFNGLPFDTCLDWTNIGRLHCLLPWWVDTTVDFIISGGYNVRELIKQVKQETLIIWGEDDQIIDNKLGIRLHCELPNARIRQIPNCGHLPHVEKPNNVAELIEEFIKADSPLHAV, via the exons ATGCTCTGTATGTCAGTGGCTGCTGGTGCTGCAGCTGCCACGCCAATCTGTATTAACGGACACGCCTCTAAATGCTCTGTTTCTGCTAATGCCAATGAGTTTCCGTCATTTATACCGAAACAAGTGGAGAATGTGAAAGATTTGTTTGCTCGAAAGATGGCCTCAAGAATTCAGAGGCTGCCAGTTGag CTTAGCAGCTTAAACAGACCTATATTGAGTAGCTGCGTGAAGCCTATGGTACATGCAAAGACATATCCATTAGTTCTTTTGCATGGTTTTGACAG CTCCTGTTTAGAGTGGAGGTACACTTTTCCATTGCTTGAAGATGCTCATTTGGAAACGTGGGTGATCGACATTCTTGGTTGGGGCTTCTCTGATTTAG AAAGTCGTCCAGCTTGTACTGTTGTTTCCAAGCGTGATCATCTTTATCAG TTTTGGAAGTCCTACATCAAAAGGCCTATGATTCTAGTTGGGCCAAGCCTTGGAGCAGCAATTGCAATTGATTTTGCAGTCAACTATCCCGAAGCT GTTGATAAGCTGATCCTAATTGATGCCAGTGTTTATGTAGAGGGTGCAGCAAACAGCTCCAAGTTGCCTAAAGCTGTAGCTTATGCTGGA GCTTATGTTTTGAAGAGTCTCCTACTGCGGTTATATGCAACTAATTTGACTTTTAATGGTTTACCATTTGATACCTGCTTAGACTGGACTAAC ATTGGGCGTTTACATTGTCTGCTGCCCTGGTGGGTGGACACAACAGTTGATTTCATCATAAGTGGGGGTTATAATGTTCGCGAGCTTATAAAACAG GTTAAGCAGGAAACACTTATTATTTGGGGAGAAGATGACCAAATCATAGACAATAAGCTTGGAATA AGATTGCACTGCGAGCTACCAAATGCAAGAATACGTCAAATACCAAATTGCGGTCATCTTCCACACGTTGAAAAGCCAAACAATGTTGCCGAGCTGATTGAGGAGTTCATCAAAGCTGATTCTCCTCTACACGCTGTGTAA